The Labilibaculum sp. sequence TTGCCTGTTGTCTTATTACAAAACAATCCGGAATCTATTTTGTTCATCAAAGAAAATCAGACTGTTTTTTTCTTCAATGCCATTCACATATTCTTTGAACAGCAAATAAAATTTCGGGAGATTTTTGCTAAGGAACAAATTTGAAGGATCTTTACTTAGAAAGAATCTAAACAATTTTGGTAAGGGGAGACTATTAAATGACTAACACATCCTTTTCCCTGATATTCAATGGATAAGGAAAATTAAACAAGCCTGCTTTGTTTAGCTTATTTTAATATCCAATTTTCGCATCCCGGTAGAATCCTGTATTGGTAATCTTAAACAAAGCGATTTCAGTCGCTTCCATGCATGGATTGAATAAAGAAAAAAAAAATATTTGTCGACCACTCATCGAACAAATAAACCGATTAATGGAAAATCTTCAGCCGAAAATCCTAAAATATTCAACTGAAGCTTTTCAACTGTTTTGCATCTTGTTACTTGCAACTTGTTACTTATTACTTGTCACTTGAAGTACTTGTTACTTGTTACTTGAAGTACTTGTCACTGTTCACTGTCCCTGCGCATCCACCACAGCAATGGTAACCAGATTTACCAGCTCGCGAACCGAACTTTCGAGAGGAACAATATGAATTGACTTATTCATTCCCAGCAAAATTGGACCGATCACCTCTGCTCCAGCCAATTCCTGCATCATTTTATAAGCAATATTACCACTGCTTAAATTCGGAAAAATAATCGTGTTTACTTTTCGATTCCCCAACTTCGAAAATGGAAACATTTTGGTTCTGAGTTCATTATTCAGCGCAAAATTCATCTGAATATCACCATCCACAATTAGATTTGGGTAATCACGATGCAAAATTTTCACAGCTTCCTGCACCCGCACCGGACTTCCCTCACGAATCGATCCAAAATTGGAATAGGAAACCAATGCAATTACCGGTTCGATATTGAATTTACGAACCGCTTCGGCAGTTAGTAAGGTCGTATCAACCAAAGTTTGTGCCTCAGGCCTGGGATTTACCGTTGTGTCAGAAAAAAAGATCGGTCCTTTGTTGGTCATCATTAAATACATACCGGCAATGTGATTGATTGCCGGCTTAATACCAACGGTTTGTATTGCCGGTCGGATGGTATCGGCATATTTCGAAGTCGATCCGCTGATAAAAGCATCGGCCTCTCCCATTTCAACCATCATGGCACCAAAATAATTCCGGTCCGTCATTTTATCGAGAGCCTCGGAATAAGTTAAGCCTTTTCGGCTGCGTTTCTGAAACAATACCTTTGCGTACTCCTCTCTTCGGATTCTTTCCTCTGCTCCCCGCCAATTAATAACAGGTACATTTCCCAAATCCATATCGTTTTCCTGAATTAATTTTTCGATGTATTCCGTATTTCCCAGTAAAATAGGCTGAGCAATTCCTTCGTGCAATACGGTTTGAGCTGCTTTCAGAACTTTAAAATTAGTTCCCTCGGCAAATACCACCCGTTTCGGACTCCGTCTGGCTTTATCGGTTAAAGCCCTCATTAGTTTGTTGTCGCGGCCCAAACGCTCTTCCAATTGTAATTTATAAGCCTCCCAATCGGTAATGGGAGCATGAGCAATTCCCGAATCCATTGCAGCTTTGGCAACAGCCGGAGCAACTATGGTCAGTAATCTTGGATCGAGAGGTTTGGGAATGATGTAATCATGACCAAAATTCATATTTATTTCCCCATAAGCAATGTTCACCATATCGGGTACATCCTCTTTTGCCAAAGCAGCCAAAGCACGCACGGCAGCAATCTTCATGGCCTCATTAATCGACGTTGCTTTTACATCCAGTGCTCCCCGAAAAATAAAGGGGAAACCCAGCACGTTGTTTACCTGATTGGGATGATCGGACCGGCCGGTTGCCATAATTAAATCCTTACGGGTTTCCATGGCCAAATCGTAAGCAATTTCGGGATTTGGGTTGGCCATGGCAAAAACAATGGGTCGGGCGGCCATCGACTTTATCATTTCGGGCGTGAGCACATCGGCTACCGATAAACCCAAAAACATATCTGCCCCTACTAAAGCTTCCTTTAGTGTGTGAACATTTTTACGGGTAGCAAATTCCTTTTTAATGGCACTTAAATCGGTGCGCGACTCGTGAATTACCCCCT is a genomic window containing:
- a CDS encoding phosphate acyltransferase produces the protein MRALTDKARRSPKRVVFAEGTNFKVLKAAQTVLHEGIAQPILLGNTEYIEKLIQENDMDLGNVPVINWRGAEERIRREEYAKVLFQKRSRKGLTYSEALDKMTDRNYFGAMMVEMGEADAFISGSTSKYADTIRPAIQTVGIKPAINHIAGMYLMMTNKGPIFFSDTTVNPRPEAQTLVDTTLLTAEAVRKFNIEPVIALVSYSNFGSIREGSPVRVQEAVKILHRDYPNLIVDGDIQMNFALNNELRTKMFPFSKLGNRKVNTIIFPNLSSGNIAYKMMQELAGAEVIGPILLGMNKSIHIVPLESSVRELVNLVTIAVVDAQGQ